One genomic window of Conger conger chromosome 7, fConCon1.1, whole genome shotgun sequence includes the following:
- the smyd4 gene encoding SET and MYND domain-containing protein 4, with amino-acid sequence MDLPCTEWHEHVEQKWTQLPSDQKKAFSTLSEVDDIFAFGQSLLNRTDLQLLCGLSEGFQVQKEPQNAGKFREQGNLSFRARDYAAAVLHYSKGACHAVQGGEESSLCLANRSAALFHLCLYQDCLEDIRRALDQGYPSHLQQKLLDRKTQCLNRLGQRAQQKEGRINGDAKSISTGHRLPRAYGPGMVTCASPAVAFQFSPDKGRHLLAAKAIAAGEVVLEERAFGCVLIPGGTPVTRPEKDKYKEVRDGGIKTELQHCHHCLRQTVNPVPCQGCSYAWYCGERCQREAWEGHHRWECPVGGELRAAGVLAHLALRVALRAGLEEVQKARDDGANPSPVPVLEPANEKGSEKEAKKEKNSGEGNPVKLLNVPEVSQQGTDAGGDPESWNGTPIQGCDSAGRYHGGSYLCVHHLLPHLSGHKPGLRFLCAVTVATLCLRLREVGPLPAAWGAGTTTGAESGSQSQSLEESRGGIPELSLLGATALRHMLQLRCNAQAVTMLKGTGLSDSAVQSVQEVRVATAIFPTLSLLNHSCSPNTSVSFRTDPSHGVTVTVRATQAIGAGQELLHCYGPHYSRMPVRERQRLLQEQYFFLCQCTACCQELGSEVKVRGAAPRTPELHCVLCGSTLQGGEDGYVCSRSPCDFQLSQADLEHRLQDLQEQLEQAARLIQRDRPDYALRVLQTASGGAGRFLPETDPMRGELADTWARAHAAVGDWRQAAAQLKRSVVAVRAQYGEESLELGRQLFKLAQLHFNGGEPRPTLALIPQARRLLSLHCSPSCEELEELRAMEDCLQGVL; translated from the exons ATGGATCTTCCGTGCACTGAATGGCATGAGCACGTTGAACAGAAATGGACTCAGCTGCCCAGTGACCAAAAGAAGGCTTTTTCCACTCTGTCAGAAGTAGATGACATATTCGCCTTTGGACAGTCACTGCTGAA CCGTACAGACTTGCAGCTCCTGTGTGGTCTCTCTGAAGGCTTCCAGGTGCAGAAGGAGCCACAGAACGCTGGCAAATTCAGGGAACAGGGGAACCTGAGCTTCAGGGCACGGGACTACGCTGCAGCTGTCTTGCATTATTCCAAG gGTGCGTGTCATGCTGTACAGGGCGGAGAGGAGTCCTCACTCTGTTTGGCCAACCGTTCTGCTGCCCTCTTCCACCTCTGCCTTTACCAG GACTGTCTTGAGGATATCCGTAGGGCTCTAGACCAGGGCTACCCCAGTCACTTACAGCAGAAACTGCTGGATAGGAAGACCCAGTGCCTGAACCGCCTGGGGCAAAGGGCTCAGCAAAAGGAGGGCCGCATCAATGGAGATGCTAAATCTATTAGCACTGGGCACCGGCTGCCACGGGCTTATGGGCCTGGGATGGTCACTTGTGCATCCCCTGCCGTGGCTTTCCAGTTCAGCCCCGACAAAGGGCGCCACCTGTTGGCAGCAAAGGCTATAGCGGCTGGCGAGGTGGTGCTGGAGGAGAGGGCGTTTGGTTGCGTCCTGATTCCCGGCGGAACGCCCGTCACCAGGCCAGAGAAGGACAAATACAAGGAggtgagggatggagggattAAGACGGAGCTTCAGCACTGCCACCACTGCCTGCGCCAGACTGTGAACCCGGTGCCCTGCCAGGGCTGCAGCTATGCCTGGTACTGTGGGGAGCGATGCCAGCGGGAGGCGTGGGAAGGGCACCACCGTTGGGAGTGCCCGGTCGGAGGGGAGCTGCGGGCTGCTGGTGTCCTGGCTCACCTCGCGCTGAGGGTGGCCTTGAGAGCGGGGCTGGAGGAAGTCCAGAAGGCCAGGGACGATGGAGCCAACCCAAGCCCCGTTCCAGTTCTAGAGCCAGCCAATGAGAAAGGGAGCGAGAAGGAAGCCAAGAAGGAAAAGAACAGTGGGGAAGGTAACCCCGTCAAGTTGCTGAATGTACCAGAGGTTTCACAGCAAGGGACAGACGCTGGTGGAGACCCGGAGTCTTGGAACGGCACCCCGATCCAGGGCTGTGACTCTGCGGGCCGTTACCATGGCGGCTCCTACCTTTGCGTCCATCACCTTCTCCCGCACCTGTCCGGACACAAGCCTGGCCTGCGCTTTCTGTGTGCGGTCACCGTGGCGACCCTGTGCCTGAGGCTTCGAGAGGTGGGGCCTCTTCCTGCGGCGTGGGGGGCTGGGACTACCACGGGTGCTGAGAgcggcagccaatcacagagcctGGAGGAGAGCAGGGGCGGGATTCCGGAGCTGAGCTTGCTGGGAGCAACGGCACTGAGACACATGCTGCAGCTGAGGTGCAATGCCCAGGCCGTGACCATGCTTAAAGGCACAG GTTTGTCAGACTCGGCGGTGCAGTCTGTCCAGGAAGTACGCGTTGCCACGGCGATCTTCCCTACTCTCAGTCTGCTGAACCACTCCTGCAGTCCCAACACCAGCGTGTCATTCAGGACGGACCCCAGTCATGGTGTCACCGTCACGGTTCGTGCCACCCAGGCCATCGGTGCTGGGCAGGAGCTGCTGCACTGCTACG GGCCTCACTATAGCAGGATGCCCgtgagagagcgacagagactCCTGCAGGAGCAGTACTTCTTTCTGTGTCAGTGTACTGCCTGTTGCCAGGAACTGGGCTCAGAGGTCAAAGTTCGGGGTGCAGCTCCCAGAACCCCAGAACTCCATTGCGTGCTGTGTGGATCCACCCTACAG GGAGGAGAAGATGGATATGTCTGCTCCCGGTCCCCCTGTGACTTCCAGCTATCCCAGGCTGACCTGGAACACAGACTGCAGGACCTGCAGGAGCAACTGGAGCAGGCAGCCAGGCTCATTCAGAGGGACAGGCCAG ATTACGCGCTCAGGGTGTTGCAGACGGCCAGCGGTGGAGCCGGTCGCTTCCTCCCGGAGACTGACCCGATGCGGGGAGAGCTGGCGGACACCTGGGCGCGGGCGCACGCCGCTGTGG GGGACTGGCGCCAGGCGGCAGCCCAGCTGAAGCGCAGCGTGGTGGCCGTACGCGCCCAGTATGGGGAGGAGAGCCTGGAACTGGGACGCCAGCTCTTCAAACTGGCACAGCTGCACTTCAACGG GGGAGAGCCTCGCCCAACCCTGGCTCTCATTCCCCAGGCCCGACGCCTCCTCTCCCTGCACTGCAGCCCCTCCTGTGaagagctggaggagctgcggGCCATGGAGGACTGCCTGCAGGGGGTGCTGTGA
- the serpinf1 gene encoding pigment epithelium-derived factor, translating into MKRMTVLLWLGVLLSLSHAQPYEPEEEEHGAEEHVELFTTPRTKMAAATSDFGYNLFRQLASRDPPASFLLSPITISAALTQLSMGASSQAEKQMYRVLRYHNLQDSQLHDTLRDLLSSVRSPGKGLSAASRVYLERKMRLKLEYLNAVEKQYGVRPKALTGGTRDLKEINDWVKQQTGTKVDNFLSSSPQNPGVFPVAAAYFKGQWVTRFSQSGKTENFQVDGAPATQVPIMQQDRYPVKMGFDSDLACTVVQVPMQGDLSMVFFLPDDVTTNMTLIEESLTAEFVQDLSNTLHSVQVDLTLPVLKLHYSTNTLPFLSDMGLSEWLAQTELEKITGQAAKVSGMHHKVMMETAPEGSQSASPAPASTGQSLPLTFNVNRPFIFLVRDDPSGTLLLIGKVLNPRDLA; encoded by the exons TGGTTGGGggttctgctctccctctctcacgctcaGCCG TATGAGCCGGAGGAGGAAGAGCACGGCGCGGAAGAGCACGTGGAGCTCTTCACCACGCCCAGaaccaagatggccgccgccaCCTCTGACTTTGGCTACAACCTGTTCCGGCAACTGGCCTCCCGCGACCCGCCAGCCagcttcctcctctcccccatcaCCATCTCCGCTGCTCTCACACAGCTCTCCATGG GTGCCTCCTCCCAGGCGGAGAAACAGATGTACCGTGTGCTGCGCTACCATAACCTGCAGGACAGCCAGCTGCACGACACCCTGAGAGACCTGCTGTCCTCTGTCCGCTCCCCGGGAAAGGGCCTGAGTGCAGCCTCCCGTGTCTACCTGGAGAgga AGATGCGTCTCAAGCTGGAGTACTTGAACGCGGTGGAGAAGCAGTACGGGGTGAGGCCCAAGGCCCTGACGGGCGGAACCCGCGACCTGAAGGAGATCAACGATTGGGTCAAGCAGCAGACGGGCACCAAGGTGGACAACTTCCTGTCTTCATCCCCCCAGAATCCGGGCGTGTTTCCTGTGGCAGCTGCGTACTTCAAAG GTCAATGGGTGACCCGGTTCAGCCAGTCTGGAAAGACAGAGAACTTCCAGGTCGATGGAGCACCGGCAACTCAAGTTCCCATAATGCAACAGGACAGGTACCCAGTCAAGATGGGCTTTGACAGCGACCTTGCATGCACa GTTGTTCAGGTGCCTATGCAGGGCGACCTAAGCATGGTCTTCTTCCTGCCAGATGACGTCACGACGAACATGACCCTGATAGAGGAGAGTCTGACGGCGGAGTTCGTGCAGGACCTGTCTAACACGCTCCACTCCGTTCAGGTGGACCTCACTCTGCCCGTTCTCAAGCTCCACTATTCCACCAACACGCTCCCTTTTCTCTCCGACATGG gCCTATCGGAGTGGCTGGCCCAGACGGAACTGGAGAAGATCACCGGCCAGGCCGCCAAGGTCAGCGGCATGCATCACAAAGTGATGATGGAGACCGCTCCAGAGGGCAGCCAATCCGCCAGCCCCGCCCCTGCCTCCACTGGCCAATCGCTGCCCCTGACCTTCAACGTCAACCGCCCTTTCATCTTCCTGGTGCGGGACGACCCCTCGGGGACGCTCCTGCTCATCGGGAAGGTTCTGAACCCGCGGGACCTGGCCTGA